One Campylobacter lari DNA segment encodes these proteins:
- the rplK gene encoding 50S ribosomal protein L11, which translates to MAKKVVGEIKLQIAATKANPSPPVGPALGQQGVNIMEFCKAFNERTKDMAGFNIPVVITVYADKSFTFITKQPPATDLIKKAAGISKGADNPLKNKVGKLTKAQVLEIVDKKIADMNTKDREQAAKIIMGSARSMGVEIVD; encoded by the coding sequence ATGGCTAAAAAAGTCGTAGGAGAAATAAAATTACAAATAGCTGCTACTAAGGCTAATCCATCACCTCCAGTTGGTCCTGCTTTGGGTCAACAAGGTGTTAATATTATGGAATTTTGTAAAGCATTTAATGAAAGAACAAAAGATATGGCTGGTTTTAATATTCCAGTTGTTATTACTGTTTATGCAGATAAAAGCTTTACATTTATCACAAAACAACCACCAGCTACAGATTTAATCAAAAAAGCTGCAGGTATTTCTAAAGGTGCGGATAATCCTTTAAAAAACAAAGTAGGTAAATTAACTAAAGCACAAGTTTTAGAAATTGTTGATAAAAAAATAGCTGATATGAACACAAAAGATAGAGAGCAAGCTGCTAAGATTATTATGGGTTCTGCTCGTTCTATGGGTGTTGAAATCGTAGATTAA
- the nusG gene encoding transcription termination/antitermination protein NusG, with amino-acid sequence MMNHKWYAIQTYAGSEMAVKRAIENLVRDHGIQEQLLEVIVPTEDVIEFKNGKEKISERSLYSGYVFANIDLSTELWHKIQSLPKVGRFIGESKKPTPLSEKDINLILEKVKNKAAPKPKISFDKEESVRITEGPFANFVGIVEEYDMVRGVLKLNVSIFGRSTPVEILYSQVEKIV; translated from the coding sequence ATAATGAATCATAAATGGTATGCAATTCAAACTTATGCAGGTAGTGAAATGGCTGTAAAAAGAGCCATAGAAAATTTAGTTAGAGATCATGGAATTCAAGAACAATTGCTAGAAGTGATTGTTCCAACTGAAGATGTGATCGAATTTAAAAATGGTAAAGAAAAAATAAGCGAAAGAAGTTTATATTCAGGCTATGTGTTTGCCAATATTGACTTATCAACAGAACTTTGGCATAAAATTCAATCTTTGCCAAAAGTTGGTCGTTTTATAGGGGAAAGTAAAAAACCAACCCCATTGAGTGAAAAAGATATCAATCTTATTTTAGAAAAGGTGAAAAATAAAGCAGCACCTAAACCTAAAATTTCATTTGATAAAGAAGAAAGTGTAAGAATAACCGAAGGTCCTTTTGCAAACTTTGTAGGTATTGTAGAAGAATATGATATGGTTAGAGGAGTTTTAAAACTAAATGTTTCAATATTTGGTAGATCAACTCCAGTAGAGATCTTATACTCTCAAGTTGAAAAAATAGTTTGA
- the rpmG gene encoding 50S ribosomal protein L33 produces MRIKVGLKCEECGDINYSTFKNSKNTTEKLELKKYCPRLKKHTVHKEVKLKS; encoded by the coding sequence ATGAGAATTAAAGTTGGCTTGAAATGTGAAGAGTGCGGTGATATTAATTACAGTACTTTTAAAAATAGTAAAAATACAACTGAAAAATTAGAATTAAAAAAATATTGCCCAAGATTAAAAAAACATACAGTTCATAAAGAAGTTAAATTAAAAAGTTAA
- the tuf gene encoding elongation factor Tu — MAKEKFSRNKPHVNIGTIGHVDHGKTTLTAAISAVLSRRGLAELKDYDNIDNAPEEKERGITIATSHIEYETENRHYAHVDCPGHADYVKNMITGAAQMDGAILVVSAADGPMPQTREHILLSRQVGVPYIVVFMNKADMVDDAELLELVEMEIRELLSSYDFPGDDTPIISGSALQALEEAKAGQDGEWSKKILDLMAAVDEYIPTPARDTDKDFLMPIEDVFSISGRGTVVTGRIEKGVVKVGDTIEIVGIRETQSTTVTGVEMFRKEMDQGEAGDNVGVLLRGTKKEDVLRGMVLAKPKSITPHTDFEAEVYILNKDEGGRHTPFFNNYRPQFYVRTTDVTGSIQLAEGVEMVMPGENVRITVSLIAPVALEEGTRFAIREGGRTVGSGVVSKIIK, encoded by the coding sequence ATGGCTAAAGAAAAATTTTCACGTAATAAGCCTCACGTAAATATTGGTACTATTGGTCACGTTGACCACGGTAAAACTACTTTAACAGCTGCTATCTCTGCTGTTCTTTCAAGAAGAGGTTTGGCTGAGCTTAAAGATTATGATAATATCGACAATGCTCCTGAAGAAAAAGAGCGTGGTATTACTATTGCAACTTCTCACATTGAGTATGAAACAGAAAATCGTCACTATGCTCACGTAGACTGCCCAGGTCACGCTGACTATGTTAAAAATATGATTACTGGTGCTGCTCAAATGGACGGTGCTATTCTTGTTGTTTCTGCTGCAGATGGCCCAATGCCACAAACTAGAGAGCACATCTTACTTTCTCGCCAAGTAGGTGTACCATATATCGTTGTTTTCATGAACAAAGCTGATATGGTTGATGATGCTGAATTATTAGAATTAGTTGAAATGGAAATTAGAGAACTATTAAGTTCTTATGACTTCCCAGGAGATGACACTCCAATTATTTCAGGTTCTGCTTTACAAGCTCTTGAAGAAGCAAAAGCTGGACAAGATGGTGAATGGTCTAAAAAAATCCTAGATCTTATGGCAGCAGTTGATGAGTATATCCCAACTCCAGCTCGTGATACAGATAAAGATTTCTTAATGCCAATCGAAGACGTATTCTCAATTTCAGGTCGTGGTACAGTTGTTACTGGTAGAATTGAAAAAGGTGTTGTTAAAGTTGGTGACACTATTGAAATTGTTGGTATTAGAGAAACACAAAGCACTACAGTAACTGGTGTTGAAATGTTCAGAAAAGAAATGGATCAAGGTGAAGCAGGTGATAACGTAGGTGTTCTTCTACGTGGTACTAAGAAAGAAGATGTTCTTCGTGGTATGGTTCTTGCTAAGCCAAAATCAATTACTCCACATACTGACTTTGAAGCAGAAGTTTATATTTTAAATAAAGATGAAGGTGGTCGTCACACTCCATTCTTTAATAACTATAGACCACAGTTCTATGTAAGAACAACAGATGTTACTGGTTCTATCCAACTTGCAGAAGGCGTTGAAATGGTTATGCCAGGTGAGAATGTTAGAATTACTGTAAGTCTTATTGCACCAGTTGCACTTGAAGAAGGTACTCGTTTTGCTATCCGTGAAGGTGGCCGTACTGTTGGTTCAGGTGTTGTATCTAAAATTATTAAATAA
- the rplL gene encoding 50S ribosomal protein L7/L12, translating into MAITKEDVLEFISNLSVLELSELVKEFEEKFGVSAAPVMVAGAAVAGAAGGAAEEKTEFDIVLQDGGDKKINVIKVVRALTGLGLKEAKDAVEQTPSVLKEGVSKAEAEEAKKQLEEAGAKVELK; encoded by the coding sequence ATGGCAATTACTAAAGAAGATGTATTAGAATTTATTTCTAACCTAAGTGTTCTTGAGCTTTCAGAATTAGTAAAAGAATTTGAAGAAAAATTTGGTGTTTCTGCTGCTCCAGTTATGGTTGCAGGTGCTGCTGTTGCAGGTGCTGCTGGCGGTGCTGCTGAGGAAAAAACTGAATTTGATATTGTATTACAAGATGGTGGTGATAAAAAAATCAACGTAATTAAAGTTGTTCGTGCATTAACTGGTCTTGGATTAAAAGAAGCAAAAGACGCAGTTGAGCAAACTCCATCAGTTCTTAAAGAAGGTGTTAGCAAAGCTGAAGCTGAAGAAGCTAAAAAGCAACTTGAAGAAGCTGGCGCTAAGGTTGAGCTTAAATAA
- the rplJ gene encoding 50S ribosomal protein L10, with the protein MTKSQKVELVSKLEEGFKASEAVVVCNYKGLNTKKLEELRNNAREMDVKVQIIKNTLASIALKNAGKDGMELKDTNIYLWGEDQLNVSKVADKFSEANQAFEIKTAFIEGEVASVDKVKALAKMPSRNELLAMLLQVWNAPITNFTIGLNALKEKKEAE; encoded by the coding sequence ATGACTAAAAGCCAAAAAGTTGAACTTGTTTCTAAACTTGAAGAAGGTTTTAAAGCTAGTGAAGCTGTTGTAGTTTGTAACTATAAGGGTTTAAACACTAAAAAACTTGAAGAGTTAAGAAATAATGCGAGAGAAATGGATGTTAAAGTTCAAATTATTAAAAATACTTTAGCAAGTATTGCTCTTAAAAATGCCGGCAAAGATGGAATGGAACTTAAAGATACTAATATTTATCTTTGGGGTGAAGACCAATTAAATGTTTCAAAAGTTGCTGATAAATTTAGCGAAGCTAATCAAGCATTTGAGATCAAAACTGCATTTATCGAAGGCGAAGTTGCTTCTGTAGATAAAGTTAAAGCTTTAGCTAAAATGCCTTCTCGCAATGAATTACTTGCTATGCTTTTGCAAGTTTGGAATGCACCAATCACCAATTTCACAATTGGATTAAATGCATTAAAAGAAAAAAAAGAAGCTGAATAA
- the secE gene encoding preprotein translocase subunit SecE — MEKLITYFKLSKAELSKVIWPLKEQVRNAYITVFVVVTVVSLFLALVDLIMSFSLSKIIG; from the coding sequence ATGGAAAAACTAATAACTTATTTTAAATTGTCAAAAGCTGAATTATCAAAAGTTATTTGGCCTTTGAAAGAGCAAGTTAGAAATGCTTATATTACAGTTTTTGTAGTTGTTACTGTTGTTTCATTATTTTTAGCATTGGTTGACTTGATTATGTCATTTTCATTATCTAAGATTATAGGATAA
- the rplA gene encoding 50S ribosomal protein L1, translated as MSKNTKRFTELLKKIDSNKNYLMDEAISTVKTLASAKFDETVEIALKLNVDPRHADQMVRGSVVLPCGTGKKVRVAVIAKDAKADEAKNAGADIVGSDDLVEEIQKGNMNFDVLIATPNLMGLVGKVGRILGPKGLMPNPKTGTVTMDVAQAVNNAKNGQVNFRVDKQGNIHAGLGKVSFTQEQLKENMTAFVKAINKHKPAAAKGRYIKNASLSLTMSPSLSLDTQELLDTK; from the coding sequence ATGTCTAAAAATACTAAAAGATTTACAGAATTATTAAAAAAAATTGATTCAAATAAAAATTACTTAATGGATGAAGCAATAAGTACAGTTAAAACTCTTGCTTCTGCTAAATTTGATGAAACAGTTGAAATTGCTTTAAAATTAAATGTTGATCCAAGACATGCAGATCAAATGGTAAGAGGTAGTGTAGTTTTACCTTGTGGTACAGGTAAAAAAGTGCGTGTTGCTGTTATAGCAAAAGATGCAAAAGCTGATGAGGCAAAAAATGCAGGTGCTGATATAGTTGGTAGTGATGATTTAGTAGAAGAAATTCAAAAAGGAAATATGAATTTTGATGTTTTAATTGCTACTCCAAATTTGATGGGTTTAGTTGGTAAAGTAGGTCGTATTTTAGGGCCTAAAGGTTTGATGCCAAATCCTAAAACAGGTACTGTGACAATGGATGTTGCACAAGCTGTGAATAATGCTAAAAATGGTCAAGTTAACTTCCGTGTTGATAAACAAGGAAATATCCATGCAGGTTTAGGTAAAGTTAGCTTTACTCAAGAGCAATTAAAAGAAAATATGACAGCATTTGTAAAAGCTATTAATAAACACAAACCAGCTGCTGCAAAAGGAAGATATATTAAAAATGCTAGTCTTTCTTTAACTATGAGTCCTTCTCTTTCTCTTGATACTCAAGAATTACTTGATACAAAATAA
- the rpoB gene encoding DNA-directed RNA polymerase subunit beta yields the protein MLNSQSGNRLRIDFSNVPQQIDIPNLLQLQKKSFDYFLNLDAKNSESGIEKVFKSIFPIHDPQNRLSLEYVSSEVGKPKYTIRECMERGLTYSVNLKMKIRLTLHEKDEKTGEKIGIKDIKEQEIYIREIPLMTDRISFIINGVERVVVNQLHRSPGVIFKEEESSTVANKLVYTAQIIPDRGSWLYFEYDAKDVLYVRINKRRKVPITILFRALGYKKQDIIKLFYPIQTIHVKKDKFLTEFNPNDFLDRVEYDLKDEKGNVIHQAGKRMTKKKAEQLVKDGVKWVEYPVEILTNRYLANPIINKETGEVLYDSLTLLDEGKLAKIKEEKQFDIANDLANGVDAAIINSFIQDNETLKLLKQTENIEDENDLAAIRIYKVMRPGEPVVKDAAKAFVNDLFFNPERYDLTKVGRMKMNHKLGLDTPEYVTVLTNEDIVKTAKYLIKVKNGRGHIDDRDHLGNRRIRSIGELLANELHVGLAKMQKSIRDKFTALNADIDKVMPYDLINPKTITVTIMEFFTGGQLSQFMDQTNPLSEVTHKRRLSALGEGGLVKERAGFEVRDVHATHYGRICPVETPEGQNIGLINTLSTYAKVNDLGFVEAPYKKVENGKVSNEIVYLTATQEEGLVIAAASTKIDEKGNIVEEFVEARQDGETILARREEVHLIDLCSGMIVGVAASLIPFLEHDDANRALMGSNMQRQAVPLLTAQAPIVGTGMEKIIARDAWEAIKAKRAGIVEKVDNKNIFILGEDENGPFIDHYKMEKNLRTNQNTTFIQHPIVKKGEFVQAGQIIADGPSMDQGELAIGKNALIAFMPWHGYNYEDAIVISEKILREDTFTSVHIYEKEVEARELKDGVEEITKDIPNVKEEDLAHLDESGIAKIGTHIKPGMILVGKVSPKGEVKPTPEERLLRAIFGEKAGHVVNKSLYATASLEGVVVDVKIFTKKGYEKDARAIKAYDDEKLNLEKEHHDRLLMMDREETLRVCSLLSKSPLNSDEEINGVKYKKGSKVEITELEKINRFALNSLVKAYSKEVQKEYDDLKNHFQNEKKKLKTEHDEKLEILEKDDILPSGVVKLVKVYIATKRKLKVGDKMAGRHGNKGIVSNIVPEVDMPYLPDGRPIDIALNPLGVPSRMNIGQILESHLGIVGMKLGDQIQEIFDRKQKDFVKELREKILEICSVSRLELEKKFVQTLNDEQLISYARDWAKGVKFATPVFEGVTVEEFGKLFEMAKIAMDGKSELYDGRTGEKMAERVHVGCMYMLKLHHLVDEKVHARSTGPYSLVTQQPVGGKALFGGQRFGEMEVWALEAYGAAHTLREMLTIKSDDVEGRFSAYKALTKGENVPATGIPETFFVLTNELKSLALDVEIFDKDENNE from the coding sequence ATGTTAAATTCACAATCAGGAAATCGTTTAAGAATAGACTTCTCGAATGTTCCACAACAAATAGACATTCCAAATTTATTACAATTACAAAAAAAGAGTTTTGATTATTTTTTAAATTTAGATGCAAAAAATTCAGAAAGCGGAATTGAAAAAGTATTTAAATCTATCTTTCCAATCCATGATCCGCAAAATAGATTAAGTTTAGAATATGTAAGTAGTGAAGTAGGTAAGCCTAAATATACCATTAGAGAGTGTATGGAAAGAGGCTTGACTTATTCTGTAAATTTAAAAATGAAAATCCGTTTAACTTTACATGAAAAAGATGAAAAAACGGGTGAGAAAATTGGTATAAAAGATATTAAAGAACAAGAAATTTATATTAGAGAAATTCCTTTAATGACAGATAGAATTTCTTTTATTATCAACGGAGTAGAAAGGGTTGTAGTTAATCAGCTTCATAGAAGTCCAGGTGTTATCTTCAAAGAAGAAGAAAGTTCTACTGTTGCAAATAAATTAGTATATACAGCTCAAATTATACCAGATCGTGGTTCTTGGCTTTATTTTGAATATGATGCTAAAGATGTACTTTATGTACGTATCAATAAAAGAAGAAAAGTGCCTATTACAATTTTATTTAGAGCGCTTGGTTATAAAAAACAAGATATTATAAAATTATTCTACCCTATACAAACTATTCATGTAAAAAAAGATAAATTCTTAACCGAATTTAATCCAAATGACTTTTTAGATAGAGTTGAATATGACTTAAAAGATGAAAAAGGCAATGTAATTCATCAAGCTGGTAAAAGAATGACAAAGAAAAAAGCAGAACAGCTTGTAAAAGATGGTGTTAAATGGGTTGAATATCCAGTTGAAATTTTAACAAATAGATATTTAGCTAATCCTATCATTAATAAAGAAACCGGTGAAGTTTTATATGATTCTTTAACACTATTAGATGAGGGAAAACTAGCAAAAATTAAAGAAGAAAAACAGTTTGATATTGCAAACGACTTAGCTAATGGAGTAGATGCTGCTATTATTAATTCTTTTATTCAAGATAATGAAACTTTAAAATTATTAAAACAAACAGAAAATATAGAAGATGAAAATGATTTAGCAGCTATTAGAATTTATAAAGTGATGAGACCAGGTGAGCCTGTAGTGAAAGATGCTGCAAAAGCTTTTGTGAATGATTTGTTTTTCAATCCTGAAAGATATGACCTAACAAAAGTTGGTCGTATGAAAATGAACCATAAATTAGGTTTAGATACGCCTGAATACGTTACAGTTTTAACTAATGAGGACATAGTAAAAACTGCAAAATATCTAATTAAAGTAAAAAATGGTAGAGGTCATATCGATGATAGAGATCACTTGGGTAATCGTCGTATTAGATCAATCGGAGAGCTTTTAGCGAATGAACTTCATGTAGGTCTTGCTAAAATGCAAAAATCTATTAGAGATAAATTTACGGCTTTAAATGCGGATATTGACAAAGTAATGCCTTATGATTTGATCAATCCTAAAACCATTACTGTAACAATTATGGAATTTTTTACCGGTGGTCAATTATCTCAATTTATGGATCAAACAAACCCATTGAGTGAAGTAACTCACAAGCGTCGTTTATCTGCACTTGGCGAGGGTGGTTTGGTAAAAGAAAGAGCAGGATTTGAAGTGCGTGATGTCCATGCAACGCATTATGGAAGAATTTGTCCTGTTGAAACCCCAGAAGGTCAAAATATCGGTTTGATTAATACACTTTCAACTTATGCTAAAGTAAATGATTTGGGTTTTGTTGAAGCACCTTATAAGAAGGTAGAAAATGGTAAAGTAAGCAATGAAATCGTTTATTTAACCGCTACGCAAGAAGAAGGTTTAGTGATCGCAGCAGCTTCAACAAAAATTGATGAAAAGGGTAATATTGTTGAGGAATTTGTTGAAGCAAGACAAGATGGTGAAACAATCTTAGCAAGAAGAGAAGAAGTGCATTTGATTGACCTTTGTTCGGGTATGATAGTAGGGGTTGCAGCATCTTTGATTCCATTCTTAGAGCATGATGATGCAAACAGAGCTTTGATGGGTTCAAACATGCAACGTCAAGCAGTGCCTTTGCTAACTGCGCAAGCACCTATAGTAGGTACTGGTATGGAAAAAATCATTGCGCGTGATGCTTGGGAAGCTATTAAAGCTAAAAGAGCAGGGATTGTAGAAAAAGTTGATAATAAAAATATTTTCATTTTGGGTGAGGATGAAAATGGACCATTTATAGATCATTACAAAATGGAAAAAAATCTAAGAACTAACCAAAATACAACTTTTATTCAACATCCAATTGTTAAAAAAGGTGAATTTGTTCAAGCAGGTCAAATCATTGCAGATGGTCCAAGTATGGATCAAGGTGAACTTGCTATTGGTAAAAATGCTTTAATCGCATTTATGCCATGGCATGGGTATAACTATGAAGATGCTATTGTAATTAGTGAGAAAATTTTACGTGAAGATACTTTTACTAGTGTTCATATTTATGAAAAAGAAGTAGAGGCTAGAGAACTTAAAGACGGTGTAGAAGAAATTACAAAAGATATTCCAAATGTAAAAGAAGAGGATTTAGCACATCTTGATGAGAGTGGTATTGCTAAAATAGGAACCCATATTAAGCCTGGCATGATTTTAGTAGGTAAAGTTTCTCCTAAAGGTGAAGTAAAACCTACACCTGAAGAAAGATTATTAAGAGCTATTTTTGGTGAAAAAGCAGGACATGTTGTAAATAAATCTTTATATGCAACTGCTTCACTAGAAGGTGTTGTTGTAGATGTGAAAATCTTTACTAAAAAAGGTTATGAAAAAGATGCACGCGCTATAAAAGCTTATGATGATGAAAAATTAAACCTTGAAAAAGAACATCATGATAGACTTTTAATGATGGATAGAGAAGAAACTTTAAGGGTTTGTTCTTTGCTTTCTAAGTCGCCTTTAAATTCAGATGAAGAAATAAATGGTGTTAAATATAAAAAAGGTTCCAAAGTAGAAATTACAGAATTAGAAAAAATCAATCGTTTTGCATTAAATTCTTTAGTTAAGGCTTATTCTAAAGAAGTGCAAAAAGAATATGATGATTTAAAAAACCATTTCCAAAATGAGAAGAAAAAGCTTAAAACAGAACATGATGAAAAATTAGAAATTTTAGAAAAAGATGATATTTTACCAAGTGGAGTAGTAAAACTTGTTAAAGTATATATTGCGACTAAGAGAAAATTAAAAGTTGGGGATAAAATGGCAGGACGCCATGGAAATAAAGGTATTGTATCTAATATCGTTCCAGAAGTTGATATGCCATATTTACCTGATGGAAGACCTATTGATATAGCTTTAAATCCTCTAGGGGTTCCAAGCCGTATGAATATAGGGCAAATTCTTGAAAGTCACTTAGGAATTGTTGGTATGAAATTAGGTGATCAAATTCAAGAAATTTTTGATAGAAAACAAAAAGATTTTGTAAAAGAATTACGCGAAAAAATTCTTGAAATTTGCAGTGTATCTAGACTTGAGCTAGAAAAGAAATTTGTACAAACTTTAAATGATGAGCAACTTATTTCTTATGCTAGAGATTGGGCTAAAGGAGTAAAATTTGCTACTCCTGTATTTGAGGGTGTAACGGTTGAAGAATTTGGTAAGCTTTTTGAAATGGCTAAAATAGCTATGGATGGAAAAAGCGAACTTTATGATGGAAGAACTGGCGAAAAAATGGCAGAGCGTGTACATGTTGGATGTATGTATATGCTTAAATTACACCACTTAGTAGATGAAAAAGTTCACGCAAGAAGTACCGGACCTTATAGTCTTGTAACACAACAACCAGTTGGTGGTAAGGCTTTATTTGGTGGACAAAGATTTGGTGAGATGGAGGTTTGGGCTCTTGAAGCTTATGGGGCAGCTCATACTTTAAGAGAAATGTTAACCATAAAATCTGATGATGTTGAAGGTAGATTTAGTGCTTATAAAGCTTTAACAAAAGGTGAGAATGTTCCAGCAACAGGTATTCCAGAAACATTCTTTGTACTTACAAATGAATTAAAATCTCTTGCTTTAGATGTTGAGATTTTTGATAAGGATGAGAATAATGAGTAA